Proteins encoded within one genomic window of Anopheles gambiae chromosome 3, idAnoGambNW_F1_1, whole genome shotgun sequence:
- the LOC133393549 gene encoding uncharacterized protein LOC133393549, with protein sequence MKMDSNEKKLSVINKLCGKNRHLQALRKSGVLYRRAAKLLKQYKESVEDIVNVVSPSELQAASTSPELFDGENTDMASSVDPELMLFQETQDLELNLSESEDEASMDDDQDIASEDDENDPDYTKMTSEEGLRYWALARSESHASLKSLLKYLRAKTDLRVPKDPRTLLRTRRNPAILSSIGNGKFWYNGIRHCLTSEMRKHTAVPQTLQYDLNIDGLPLHTRSKTQFWPILLKIVDQPDWPVMIVAIYCGPTKPESNELYLRQLVDEINLLSSTGLMVGENAITLKLRAIIADTPARAFIKGVQGHTGRHSCLKCCCEGESVSQRMVFLDTSAAKRTHKGFLDGDYILHCTGSTPLIDLDEFDIILDMIVVDRLHQIDIGLTKKLLHIWYMGVLKEWKRWNRQQREEFKQRLLKQKLPFETNQKMRPIDDLAYWKGSDCKTFLHYVAPVVLEGLLSEQEYKHFMLYFCAITIFSSTEHKEHWKAAGTMLKTFVETFADVYHKKAVTSNVHSLIHLEEEVERFGPLDYHSTYAYERKLGNIKNRLIRTNYRCLEQAIRRISEFENFTGAQQNDQPFRQPFYTQRGQTITMNVRKNLKLRNDDVNDLFMTNKNVILKFVSVRQEQDKLMIVGKMFSRIFEYFDEHISSTKLHIYSVYKDDLKNDEVLLECSDVKLKFARTIKEADGNMVLFPLLNTLND encoded by the exons ATGAAAATGGACTCAAATGAGAAAAAACTCTCGGTTATAAACAAATTGTGTGGCAAAAATCGCCATTTGCAGGCTCTGCGTAAGTCTGGCGTTTTATACCGAAGAGCCGCAAAACTGTTAAAGCAGTATAAAGAATCGGTGGAAGATATTGTGAATGTGGTATCGCCATCAGAACTACAAG CAGCGTCAACTTCACCGGAGCTGTTCGATGGCGAGAATACCGATATGGCATCATCAGTTGATCCCGAACTCATGCTTTTTCAAGAAACTCAGGATTTGGAACTGAACCTAAGTGAATCGGAAGATGAAGCATCGATGGACGACGATCAGGACATAGCATCTGAGGACGATGAAAACGATCCTGACTACACCAAAATGACAAGCGAAGAGGGCTTACGGTATTGGGCGCTAGCTCGATCAGAATCGCACGCATCTTTAAAAAGTTTGTTAAAATATCTTCGAGCCAAAACAGATCTCCGTGTGCCTAAAGATCCAAGGACATTGCTGCGGACACGACGAAATCCTGCTATCCTTTCGTCCATAGGAAATGGCAAATTTTGGTATAATGGAATACGCCACTGCTTGACAAGTGAAATGCG aaaacatactGCAGTGCCACAGACGCTTCAGTACGATCTTAACATCGATGGCCTTCCTCTTCATACGCGATCTAAAACACAGTTCTGGCCAATTTTGTTGAAGATTGTTGACCAGCCGGATTGGCCAGTGATGATCGTGGCTATCTATTGCGGACCAACAAAACCGGAAAGTAATGAGCTTTATCTGCGGCAGCTAGTCGATGAGATAAATTTATTATCGAGCACTGGACTGATGGTGGGAGAAAATGCCATCACGTTAAAATTACGAGCCATCATCGCAGATACACCAGCACGAGCTTTCATTAAAG GTGTCCAAGGTCATACTGGAAGACACTCCTGTTTAAAATGTTGCTGTGAAGGAGAATCGGTGTCACAACGAATGGTCTTTTTGGATACGTCTGCGGCAAAGCGCACTCACAAAGGATTTTTAGATGGAGATTATATTCTGCATTGTACGGGGTCTACGCCGTTGATTGATTTGGACGAATTTGACATCATTCTGGATATGATTGTTGTTGATCGTCTCCATCAAATAGACATTGGTcttacaaaaaaactacttcacATTTGGTACATGGGAGTGttaaaagaatggaaaagatGGAATCGCCAGCAACGTGAAGAATTTAAACAAAGActcctaaaacaaaaactcccctttgaaacgaaccaaaaaatgCGCCCGATTGACGACCTAGCATATTGGAAAGGATCAGATTGCAAAACGTTTCTCCATTACGTGGCTCCCGTAGTATTGGAAGGATTGTTGAGTGAGCAGGAATATAAGCATTTTATGCTTTATTTCTGTGCTATAACGATATTTTCATCGACCGAACATAAAGAACACTGGAAAGCTGCTGGTACTATGCTAAAAACTTTTGTAGAAACATTTGCCGATGTATATCATAAAAAAGCTGTTACGTCCAATGTACATAGTCTAATCCACCTcgaagaagaagtagagcGGTTTGGTCCTCTGGACTATCACTCAACATATGCATATGAACGCAAGCTaggaaatataaaaaacaggCTCATTAGAACTAACTATAGATGTTTAGAACAGGCAATTCGTAGAATATCggaatttgaaaattttacagGAGCTCAACAAAACGATCAACCATTTCGTCAGCCGTTTTATACGCAAAGAGGGCAAACTATTACTATGAATGTGAGGAAAAATTTAAAGCTGCGAAATGATGATGTCAACGATTTATTTATGACCAACAAAAacgtaattttaaaatttgtttcagTAAGACAAGAGCAGGATAAGTTGATGATAgttggaaaaatgttttccCGTATTTTCGAATATTTTGACGAGCACATTTCTTCCACAAAGCTACATATATACTCTGTTTATAAAGATGATTTGAAAAATGACGAGGTTTTATTAGAATGCTCCGATGTCAAACTTAAATTTGCTAGAACTATCAAAGAAGCTGATGGAAATATGGTATTATTTCCATTATTAAATACACTCAATGACTAA